The Glycine max cultivar Williams 82 chromosome 12, Glycine_max_v4.0, whole genome shotgun sequence genome window below encodes:
- the LOC100797807 gene encoding major latex allergen Hev b 5: protein MASVEVAQQTPTTKVSKTQETTPVTKAPATEQPAAEIPATEQPPAEAPAPELTTQAPKEETIEAPTETVEKTTTEVAPEEPKEVPVETEEVVAKETEEEKPAEEKSEEKTEEVKEEAEEPKETTETESAAVAPPATTEEENKPAKSVETPVEVRVEKTEA, encoded by the exons ATGGCCAGCGTTGAG GTTGCACAACAAACACCAACAACCAAGGTAAGCAAGACCCAGGAAACAACCCCAGTCACTAAGGCTCCTGCAACAGAACAACCAGCAGCTGAGATTCCTGCAACAGAACAACCACCCGCTGAGGCTCCTGCCCCAGAATTAACCACCCAAGCACCAAAGGAAGAAACCATCGAGGCACCAACAGAAACAGTAGAGAAAACAACTACAGAAGTAGCCCCAGAGGAGCCTAAAGAAGTTCCAGTTGAGACCGAGGAGGTGGTGGCAAAGGAGACAGAGGAAGAGAAGCCAGCAGAAGAGAAATCAGAGGAGAAAACTGAAGAAGTGAAAGAAGAAGCAGAGGAGCCTAAGGAAACTACTGAAACAGAATCAGCAGCAGTAGCACCACCAGCAACCACAGAGGAAGAGAACAAACCAGCTAAGTCAGTTGAAACCCCAGTAGAGGTTCGTGTTGAGAAGACTGAAGCTTAG
- the LOC112998564 gene encoding uncharacterized protein, giving the protein MDRSWMKAKRISDEYENGVEQFLQFTQLNAESLRGNYFCPCVKCLNGRRQSVDEIRSHLICYGIILNYTKWIWHGESVDIPIVSQSQVVDEDNGERIEEMIYDLGQETFEQVHAPLYDTIERDSNTPLYEGCTSFTRLSAVLALVNLKARFGWSDKSFTELLVLLKNMLPEQNTLPKNHYEAKKILCPVGMEYKKIHACPNDCILYRNEYAELRQCPMCGVSRYKVQHDELTDDARTKNFRPAKVCWYLPIIPRFKRLFANVDDAKKPFMAFR; this is encoded by the coding sequence atggatcgaagttggatgaaagcaAAACGCATCAGTGACGAGTATGAGAATGGGGTGGAACAATTTCTACAGTTTACGCAACTTAATGCTGAAAGTTTGAGGGGCAATTATTTCTGCCCATGTGTTAAATGTCTTAATGGTAGACGCCAGTCAGTTGATGAAATCCGATCACATCTGATATGTTACGGCATTATTCTGAATTACacaaaatggatatggcatggggaaTCGGTCGACATTCCAATTGTTTCTCAGTCTCAAGTGGTAGACGAAGACAACGGAGAACGTATAGAGGAAATGATCTATGATCTTGGACAAGAGACTTTTGAGCAAGTGCATGCACCTCTGTATGATACAATAGAACGTGATTCCAACACGCCATTGTATGAGGGGTGCACATCTTTCACGCGGTTGTCAGCAGTGTTAGCTTTGGTAAACTTGAAGGcaagatttgggtggagtgataAAAGTTTCACTGAATTGCTGGTGTTATTGAAGAACATGCTTCCTGAACAAAACACTTTGCCGAAAAATCACTACGAGGCCAAAAAGATTTTGTGTCCAGTGGGAATGGAGTACAAGAAGATCcatgcatgccctaatgattgcatattgtataGAAATGAGTATGCAGAACTGCGGCAATGCCCCATGTGTGGGGTATCACGATACAAAGTGCAGCATGATGAATTAACTGATGATGCAAGAACCAAAAATTTTCGTCCTGCCAAGGTGTgctggtatcttccaataataccaaggtttaagcgattgTTTGCTAATGTAGATGATGCAAAAAAACCTTTCATGGCATTCAGATGA
- the LOC102665497 gene encoding uncharacterized protein: MLDPSSTYPESSYEAGDSCFHQNAPREQPLLCKYRAENAGKFPKISHTQKQVGGSYYVIREIVLELEYESKMNSSNSVDKFFVGKKFDESKLLTTESVNVPSGNIEIEKESPVKDDSQSVVLDDNESVNTGYEHLEENRQQQTSYLERRLSDKLEIMSTPVIIALASLLVMNIVNIVVTDKQ; the protein is encoded by the exons ATGTTGGATCCTTCTTCAACATATCCTGAAAGCAGCTACGAAGCAGGAGATAGTTGTTTCCATCAAAACGCTCCAAGAGAGCAGCCGTTACTCTGCAA GTATAGAGCAGAGAATGCTGGGAAATTCCCAAAAATATCACATACCCAGAAACAAGTTGGTGGCAGTTATTATGTTATCCGGGAAATCGTTTTGGAGCTAGAATATGAGTCTAAAATGAATTCTTCAAACAGTGTGGATAAGTTTTTTGTGGGAAAGAAATTTGATGAGAGTAAACTACTTACCACTGAATCTGTGAATGTTCCATCTGGTAATATTGAGATTGAAAAAGAAAGCCCTGTCAAAGATGATTCTCAATCGGTAGTTTTAGATGACAATGAGAGTGTTAACACTGGATATGAGCATCTTGAAGAAAACAGACAGCAACAGACTTCCTATTTGGAGAGGAGGTTGTCTGACAAACTTGAAATTATGTCTACACCAGTAATCATTGCATTAGCATCACTTTTAGTTATGAATATAGTAAATATAGTAGTTACAGATAAGCAGTGA